AAGTAATTAGACGCACAGAAGCACCTAGTTATGCAATTAATGCTAAAATGCTTGGTTATACAACAACAGATGTTCCTTTTAATGAATTAAAAGCCTTGTACATTTTAACAAACATTAATATTTTCCGAACAGCATGAAAAATAAAAAAAATCGAAAAAATTAGTTGAACAAAAGCTTATCAATTAAGTTACTGTCAAACTTTTAACATTAAAGCTGATAAAACAACTGCTAATTTAAAAGAACTTATTAAAGAACATAATGGTCAATATAATGATGCAATTAAAAAAGTGAAAGAAAATCGCCATTATGAAATAAAACAAATTAAATTAAAACAAGATAGTCAAATCAAAAAGTTAAAAATAAAATTTAAAAAAGATTGAAAAAATAATAACAAGTGTAAAGAACGCTGAGAATTATGAAAACAATTCCGCCTTGATTGCCAATTAATTAAGGCAACAAGTAAACATAAAAAATTAAGTCATATTTAAGGAGAAGTATATGTTTGAACAACTTTTAAAAATTTTAAAAGATCATGACAATTTTATTATTTTGCGCCATATTGAACCCGATTGTGATGCATTAGGAAGCCAATTAGGACTCAAAACATTGTTAAATGATAATTTCCCAACTAAAAAAGTTTTAGTTGGTGGAAAATTACCAACAGAACTATCTTTTGTTGGGGAAATGGATCAATTGCAAGAAGAGGATTTTAATGATGCAGTTGTCTTAATTACAGATACAGCAACAATAGAGCGTATTGATTTGGAAAATGAAAAATGATTAACAGCAGCAAAATTAGTTGTTAAAATTGACCATCATCTTAATCTTGATCAATATGGGGATGTCATGATTGTTGATGCTAGCTATCCAGCAACTTGTGAATTAATAACAGATTTTATTACAACAACAAATTTAAAATTATCACCAGCAACAGCGCACTTATTATTTTTAGGATTAGTAACCGATACTGAACGATTTTTATACCGCTCAGTATCAGAACGAACATTTGCAATGGCCTATCATCTAACCAAAACAAAATTTAATTTATCAGCTGCTTATGATGAGATTTATGCTATTAACCCTAACTTGGCCCGATTAAAAGGTTATATTCTTACTAATTTCACCTTAACACCAGAAGGTTTAGCTTATATTAAAATTACTAAAGAGTTACTTGCACAGTTTGAGGCGCAAAACCCGCATCAAATTGCCTTATGAGTTAATATCCTTGGTGATATTAAAGGGGTGAAAATATGAATGATGTTTGTGGAATGCAAGGATTATATTCGTATTGAATTTCGCTCACGTTATTTTGCTGTTAATAAAATTGCTAGCAAATTTAATGGCGGAGGCCATCAAGTTGCTGCCGGAGCAAAAGTTTATGATTGAACTAATGTTGATATAGTAATTCAAGAAGCAACAACATTATTAAAATAAAAAAAGTTCTTCAATAATAAGAAGAACTTTTTTTATTCCTTAATATTAAAAACCTTAAAAGCATTTTTTGTTGTAATTCGAATCATTTCACTAACTGGGATATCTTTTATTTTTGCAATTTGGGCAACTGTATAAGCAATATATTTAGGATAGTTTTTTTGGCCACGATATGGATCAGGGGTTAAATAAGGCGCATCAGTTTCAACTAAAATTTTATCAAGTGGAACCATTTTTGCGACTTCACGCAATTGACTCGCATTTTTAAAAGTAACTGTCCCCGA
The Spiroplasma chrysopicola DF-1 genome window above contains:
- a CDS encoding DHH family phosphoesterase, with translation MFEQLLKILKDHDNFIILRHIEPDCDALGSQLGLKTLLNDNFPTKKVLVGGKLPTELSFVGEMDQLQEEDFNDAVVLITDTATIERIDLENEKWLTAAKLVVKIDHHLNLDQYGDVMIVDASYPATCELITDFITTTNLKLSPATAHLLFLGLVTDTERFLYRSVSERTFAMAYHLTKTKFNLSAAYDEIYAINPNLARLKGYILTNFTLTPEGLAYIKITKELLAQFEAQNPHQIALWVNILGDIKGVKIWMMFVECKDYIRIEFRSRYFAVNKIASKFNGGGHQVAAGAKVYDWTNVDIVIQEATTLLK